One window of Cryobacterium arcticum genomic DNA carries:
- a CDS encoding HNH endonuclease signature motif containing protein, with protein MATSNATPDSAPDDTPDAAGRLTGHSATAGAAAELDDYADPVAEAIRAVIDPLIANAKVIAAAYAERTRLLAGLDRLGHDRWIIAGLAGDPIESGRNDPDTQKHGPALNDEELARRAMAAEVGCALRMNFQTAAMMICDAARFTEQLPLFQRALAEGRIGWGHVMKMMEVTASLPVDLPEHVLPRLEEMTLTAAEKLTPGKFAKVARELRESLHPIPLQDRVNAGIRERRVVLRPDINGMSWLNAYLKADEAAAIYERLTQIAKTLNDEDDTEASSADTDSVADTGTGTGTGTGTGTGTDGAFTPPQPDAIVCRTRDQRRADTYRDLLLDGIGADGKLGRGIRGTVNITVPVLTLLGHSDQPAILDGYGPIDLETARRLTGTATSFTRILTHPHTGTILSVDRDSYTPPADLRRYVQIRDNTCQTPGCNRQAVKSEIDHTQAWNAGGTTSADNLVSLCRPDHRLKHQSSFSTRQSPDGTLTWTTPGGKTYTNPRAHDLVRAALQPVVPRKPEAQGLTSPPPVPPTSGPPPLDEEEPPF; from the coding sequence ATGGCCACCTCGAATGCCACACCAGACAGCGCCCCGGACGACACCCCGGACGCTGCCGGACGCCTCACCGGACACTCCGCCACGGCCGGCGCTGCCGCTGAGCTGGACGACTATGCCGACCCGGTCGCCGAAGCCATCAGAGCGGTCATCGACCCGCTGATCGCCAACGCAAAGGTCATCGCCGCCGCGTACGCCGAGCGCACCCGGCTGCTGGCCGGGCTGGACCGCCTCGGCCACGACCGCTGGATCATCGCCGGCCTCGCCGGTGACCCGATCGAGTCCGGCCGCAACGACCCCGACACCCAGAAACACGGCCCGGCGTTGAACGACGAGGAGCTCGCCCGTCGAGCGATGGCCGCCGAGGTCGGCTGCGCGCTGCGGATGAACTTCCAAACCGCAGCGATGATGATCTGTGACGCCGCCCGCTTCACAGAGCAACTCCCCCTTTTCCAGCGGGCACTGGCCGAGGGCCGGATCGGCTGGGGTCACGTCATGAAGATGATGGAGGTCACGGCATCACTTCCGGTGGACCTGCCCGAGCATGTGCTGCCGCGACTGGAAGAGATGACGCTGACCGCGGCCGAGAAGCTCACTCCCGGCAAGTTCGCCAAGGTCGCCCGGGAACTCAGGGAATCCCTCCACCCCATCCCCTTGCAGGACCGTGTCAACGCGGGTATCCGCGAGCGCCGCGTCGTGCTCCGCCCCGACATCAACGGAATGTCCTGGCTCAACGCCTATCTGAAGGCCGACGAAGCCGCAGCGATCTACGAACGCCTCACCCAGATCGCCAAGACCCTCAACGACGAAGACGACACAGAAGCCAGCTCAGCCGACACGGACAGCGTCGCGGACACTGGCACTGGCACTGGCACTGGCACTGGCACTGGCACTGGCACTGACGGCGCGTTCACCCCACCGCAGCCGGACGCCATCGTGTGCCGCACCCGCGACCAGCGCCGCGCCGACACCTACCGCGACCTCCTGCTGGACGGCATCGGCGCCGACGGAAAACTCGGCCGCGGCATCCGCGGCACCGTGAACATCACCGTCCCGGTCCTCACCCTCCTCGGCCACAGCGACCAACCCGCCATCCTCGACGGCTACGGACCCATCGACCTCGAAACCGCCCGGCGCCTCACCGGCACAGCGACGAGTTTCACCCGCATCCTCACCCACCCGCACACCGGGACCATCCTCTCCGTCGACCGCGACTCGTACACCCCGCCCGCCGACCTTCGCCGGTACGTGCAAATCCGCGACAACACCTGCCAAACCCCTGGCTGCAACCGCCAGGCCGTCAAGAGCGAGATCGACCACACCCAAGCCTGGAACGCCGGCGGAACCACCAGCGCTGACAACCTCGTCAGCCTCTGCCGACCCGACCACCGCCTCAAACACCAATCCAGCTTCAGCACCCGCCAATCACCCGACGGCACCCTCACCTGGACCACCCCCGGCGGCAAAACCTACACAAACCCCCGCGCCCACGACCTCGTCCGCGCCGCCCTGCAACCGGTCGTGCCCAGGAAGCCGGAGGCACAGGGGCTCACATCACCACCTCCGGTGCCTCCAACGTCCGGGCCACCTCCTCTAGACGAAGAAGAGCCACCCTTCTAG
- a CDS encoding phosphotransferase, translating to MTDPDSQTSDLSEIAGGALRSSLSPYELLVDRDDVVAYLDGAGYLPRLAAAADEIEVDEVTAGNMNRVFIARGPLGSLAVKQAPPWVQAVGPDWPVDPNRIASEARAYAMLADLAPASVPAVEPVDLERYVLVMEDLSDLDVLRDALVRQVADVVAGAEPVPLDFETLGTVVGRFSAELTLATSLVGLGPDEHAALIETAANPELCALTVDAVLDEPYRLNDHNHWIPELDAEVRALYTDAELLAAVMQVRDIFATRAEALIHGDLHSGSLMVGVRDGEQATKVFDPEFSFVGPAGMDLGLFWANLTIAAIAATQVDAVDLAAARTSAIESSWSAFVAVVAERWPQRLGAPNGLDLDAWLARIRSDAWRFAGVEAVRRVAGYSHAADFTSLPADRIPAAYADLLGRARAWIITGTDAID from the coding sequence GTGACCGATCCTGATTCTCAGACCAGCGACCTGTCGGAGATCGCGGGAGGGGCTCTCCGCTCGTCCCTGAGCCCCTATGAACTACTGGTCGACCGTGACGACGTCGTGGCGTACCTCGACGGGGCCGGTTACCTGCCCCGCCTGGCCGCAGCCGCCGACGAGATCGAGGTCGACGAGGTCACCGCGGGCAATATGAACCGGGTCTTCATCGCCCGAGGACCCCTGGGCAGCCTGGCCGTCAAGCAGGCGCCACCGTGGGTGCAGGCCGTCGGTCCCGACTGGCCGGTCGATCCCAACCGGATCGCCTCGGAGGCTCGTGCCTACGCGATGCTCGCCGACCTCGCGCCGGCGAGCGTGCCGGCCGTCGAGCCGGTCGACCTCGAGCGCTACGTGCTGGTGATGGAAGACCTCTCCGACCTCGACGTGCTGCGCGATGCGCTCGTGCGTCAGGTGGCGGATGTCGTCGCCGGCGCCGAGCCGGTTCCCCTCGACTTCGAGACCCTCGGCACCGTCGTGGGGCGCTTCAGCGCTGAACTCACCCTGGCCACGAGCCTCGTGGGCCTCGGACCGGATGAGCACGCCGCGCTCATCGAGACCGCGGCCAACCCGGAGCTGTGCGCCCTGACGGTTGACGCCGTCCTCGACGAGCCCTACCGTCTGAACGACCACAATCACTGGATCCCCGAGCTCGACGCCGAGGTGCGCGCGCTGTACACGGACGCTGAGCTGCTCGCGGCGGTGATGCAGGTGCGGGACATCTTTGCCACGCGTGCCGAGGCCCTCATCCACGGTGACCTGCACTCCGGCTCGCTCATGGTCGGCGTGCGAGACGGCGAGCAGGCCACCAAGGTCTTCGACCCCGAGTTCAGCTTCGTCGGTCCCGCCGGCATGGACCTGGGTTTGTTCTGGGCCAACCTCACTATCGCGGCTATCGCGGCGACCCAGGTGGATGCCGTCGACCTCGCCGCAGCCCGCACCTCGGCGATCGAGTCGAGCTGGAGCGCTTTCGTGGCCGTGGTCGCCGAACGCTGGCCACAACGCCTGGGCGCTCCCAACGGCTTGGACCTCGACGCCTGGCTCGCCCGCATCCGCAGCGACGCCTGGCGATTCGCCGGAGTCGAAGCGGTGCGCCGGGTGGCCGGCTACTCGCACGCCGCCGACTTCACCTCGTTGCCTGCCGACCGGATTCCGGCCGCGTACGCCGACCTGCTCGGACGGGCCCGGGCCTGGATCATCACCGGCACCGACGCGATCGACTGA
- a CDS encoding GrpB family protein: protein MKHREQRRPDVTALDLVGGPERVEIHLHSYDDGWPGSYLEHRSRIRAALTASGVDVEHLLIEHIGSTSVPGLAAKPIIDIVVAVDDITAEEDYLEPLLTAGYELRVREPRHRLVRTPARDVHVHLYDRDDPAVTEYLLLRDHLRTDAGDRALYESTKRALLDKKWDDMNDYADAKSDVILAIKARARAALGR from the coding sequence ATGAAACATCGAGAACAGCGACGCCCCGACGTCACGGCACTCGACCTGGTCGGGGGTCCCGAGCGAGTCGAGATCCATCTGCACAGTTATGACGACGGGTGGCCAGGCTCCTATCTCGAGCATCGGTCGCGCATCCGGGCGGCTCTCACCGCATCCGGCGTCGATGTCGAACACCTTCTCATCGAACACATCGGGTCGACCTCGGTTCCCGGCCTGGCCGCGAAACCGATCATCGACATCGTCGTCGCGGTGGACGACATCACGGCCGAGGAGGACTACCTCGAACCGCTCCTGACCGCCGGATACGAGCTGCGGGTACGCGAACCCAGGCATCGCCTCGTGCGTACGCCGGCCCGAGACGTGCATGTGCACCTCTACGACCGAGATGATCCCGCAGTGACGGAGTACCTCCTTCTCCGGGATCATCTCCGCACCGATGCGGGCGACCGCGCCCTGTACGAGAGCACCAAGAGAGCCCTGCTCGACAAGAAATGGGACGACATGAACGACTACGCCGACGCGAAGTCCGACGTCATCCTGGCGATCAAGGCGCGAGCCCGGGCGGCTCTCGGACGCTGA
- a CDS encoding long-chain-fatty-acid--CoA ligase, with translation MNVFASKPWLSSYAVGVPNAIADPTETLVDMIEGSARRFADKVALDFFGGTMTYGQLGDEISRVANGLRRLGVKPGDRVALVLPNCPQHIVAFYAVLRLGAIVVEHNPLYTERELRHQFEDHGASVAIVWDKVYSMVRGFPRDMGLHTVVAVDVTKSMPLATRLALRLPIPKSRTARAALTVTQPLKDAIEWPALVGSRRLRTAHPRPLLGDTAVLQYTSGTTGAPKGAILTHFNLQANAQQSEAWVPGLERGKEVFYGVLPMFHAYGLTLCLTVAMSIGARLVLFPKFDVGLVLNAVKRTPPTFLPAVPPIYEKLVTAANDKGISLHGTKYAISGAMSLPLKTVELWETATDGLLVEGYGMTECSPIAVGNPMGPSRRPGTVGVPFPSTEIRVVDPSDPTVDRGFDEEGELLVRGPQVFSGYWDRPTETAQTLLADGWLRTGDIVTVSSDGYVTIVDRIKELIITGGFNVSPSEVEAALLSHPDIADAAVVGLKSAGGGEDVVAAVVLIAGATLDVDGLREYCRTRISAYKVPRRIVEVDDLPRSLIGKVMRRQVRDSLADTPAS, from the coding sequence ATGAACGTCTTCGCGAGCAAGCCGTGGCTGAGTTCCTACGCGGTGGGCGTGCCCAACGCCATCGCGGACCCCACCGAGACCCTGGTCGACATGATCGAGGGCTCCGCCCGTCGATTTGCCGACAAGGTGGCGCTGGACTTCTTCGGCGGCACCATGACCTACGGCCAGCTCGGTGACGAGATCTCCCGGGTGGCCAATGGGCTGCGCCGGCTCGGAGTGAAGCCCGGCGACCGGGTGGCGCTCGTGCTGCCGAACTGCCCGCAGCACATCGTGGCGTTCTACGCCGTGCTGCGCCTCGGCGCGATCGTCGTGGAGCACAATCCGCTCTACACCGAACGTGAACTGCGCCACCAGTTCGAGGACCACGGCGCGAGCGTCGCCATCGTCTGGGACAAGGTCTACTCCATGGTGCGCGGGTTCCCGCGCGACATGGGCCTGCACACCGTCGTGGCCGTGGACGTCACCAAGTCGATGCCGCTGGCCACCCGGCTGGCCCTGCGCCTGCCGATCCCCAAGTCCCGCACCGCCCGTGCCGCCCTCACGGTGACCCAGCCGCTCAAGGACGCCATCGAGTGGCCGGCCCTGGTGGGCTCGCGCCGGTTGCGCACCGCGCATCCGCGCCCGCTGCTCGGCGACACCGCCGTGCTGCAGTACACCAGCGGCACCACCGGGGCGCCCAAGGGCGCCATCCTCACCCACTTCAACCTGCAGGCCAACGCGCAGCAAAGCGAGGCCTGGGTGCCCGGGCTCGAGCGCGGCAAGGAAGTCTTCTACGGCGTGCTGCCGATGTTCCACGCCTACGGCCTCACCCTGTGCCTCACCGTCGCCATGTCCATCGGCGCCCGCCTGGTCCTCTTCCCCAAGTTCGACGTGGGCCTGGTACTCAACGCTGTCAAGCGCACCCCGCCTACCTTCCTGCCCGCCGTCCCGCCGATCTACGAGAAGCTCGTCACGGCCGCGAACGACAAGGGCATCAGCCTGCACGGCACCAAGTACGCCATCTCCGGCGCGATGAGCCTGCCGCTGAAGACCGTCGAGCTGTGGGAGACCGCCACCGACGGCCTCCTCGTGGAGGGCTACGGCATGACCGAGTGCTCACCCATCGCGGTGGGCAACCCGATGGGCCCGAGCCGGCGGCCCGGCACCGTGGGGGTGCCGTTCCCCAGCACCGAGATCCGCGTGGTCGACCCCTCCGACCCCACCGTGGACCGCGGCTTCGACGAAGAGGGCGAGCTGCTCGTGCGCGGCCCGCAGGTCTTCTCCGGCTACTGGGACCGCCCCACCGAGACCGCCCAGACCCTCCTGGCGGATGGCTGGCTGCGCACCGGCGACATCGTCACGGTATCCTCCGACGGCTACGTCACCATCGTTGACCGCATCAAGGAACTCATCATCACCGGGGGTTTCAACGTGTCGCCGTCCGAGGTTGAGGCCGCGCTGCTGTCGCACCCCGACATCGCCGACGCCGCCGTGGTGGGGCTCAAGAGCGCCGGCGGCGGCGAGGATGTCGTGGCCGCCGTCGTGCTCATCGCCGGCGCCACCCTCGATGTGGACGGCCTGCGCGAGTACTGCCGCACCCGCATCTCCGCCTACAAGGTGCCGCGCCGCATCGTCGAGGTCGACGACCTGCCCCGGTCGCTGATCGGCAAGGTCATGCGCCGCCAGGTGCGCGACAGCCTGGCTGACACCCCGGCAAGCTGA
- a CDS encoding threonine aldolase family protein has translation MTSLHDLFSRGFASDNYSGVHPEILDAIVRANGAHQIAYGDDVYTAELQRVFARHFGEGVEAFPVFNGTGANVTGLQSMLPRWGAVICASTAHINTDEGGAPERVGGLKLLPVQTPDGKLTPELIDQEAWGWGDEHRAQPLVVSITQTTELGTLYTPAEVRAIADHAHAKGMLLHMDGARISNAAAALGVPFREFTRDAGVDVLSFGGTKNGMMLGECIVVLNPDASTGLKYLRKLNMQLSSKMRFISAQLIALLDGDLWLRNADHANAMAARLRGALEEGLADGSITGVSFSQPTQANAIFAVLPAGVADKVRELYRFYDWNPATGEVRWMCGFDTTPEDVDDFVAALTKELAAA, from the coding sequence GTGACTTCCCTCCATGACCTGTTCTCCCGTGGCTTCGCCTCCGACAACTACTCGGGCGTACACCCGGAGATCCTCGACGCGATCGTGCGCGCCAACGGCGCCCACCAGATCGCCTACGGCGACGACGTGTACACGGCCGAACTGCAGCGGGTCTTCGCCCGGCACTTCGGCGAGGGCGTCGAGGCGTTCCCGGTGTTCAACGGCACCGGAGCGAACGTCACCGGCCTGCAGTCGATGCTGCCGCGTTGGGGAGCGGTGATCTGCGCGAGCACTGCGCACATCAACACCGACGAGGGCGGAGCCCCGGAGCGGGTCGGCGGCCTCAAGCTTCTGCCCGTGCAGACGCCCGACGGCAAGCTCACCCCCGAGCTGATCGACCAGGAGGCCTGGGGCTGGGGGGACGAGCACCGCGCGCAGCCGCTCGTGGTGTCGATCACCCAGACCACCGAGCTCGGCACGCTGTATACCCCGGCCGAGGTGCGCGCCATCGCCGACCACGCGCACGCCAAGGGCATGCTGCTGCACATGGACGGCGCCCGCATCTCCAACGCCGCCGCGGCCCTCGGCGTGCCGTTCCGCGAATTCACCCGCGACGCCGGCGTCGACGTGCTCAGCTTCGGCGGCACCAAGAACGGCATGATGCTCGGCGAGTGCATCGTGGTGCTCAACCCCGACGCATCCACAGGCCTGAAATACCTGCGCAAGCTCAACATGCAGCTCTCCTCGAAGATGCGCTTCATCTCCGCCCAGTTGATCGCCCTACTCGACGGGGACCTGTGGCTGCGCAACGCCGACCACGCCAACGCCATGGCCGCGCGCCTGCGTGGTGCGCTTGAAGAGGGCCTGGCGGATGGCTCGATCACCGGGGTCTCGTTCAGCCAGCCCACCCAGGCCAACGCGATCTTCGCCGTGCTGCCCGCGGGCGTGGCCGACAAGGTGCGCGAGCTGTACCGTTTCTACGACTGGAACCCGGCCACCGGCGAGGTGCGCTGGATGTGCGGGTTCGACACCACCCCCGAGGACGTCGACGACTTTGTCGCGGCCCTGACGAAGGAGCTGGCCGCAGCATGA
- a CDS encoding ABC transporter permease, whose amino-acid sequence MRQDSPAQPRTRATHSAPGFWSSVWLVATREITARMRSKAFLISTGILLLLAIGSVVAGGLLSANPSSTQVAVVGSASAVVGQADGLTAVAADNVADAEALVRDGTVAAAIVPADDSLLGVSVIALDSAPMDVINALSVSPSVQLLDPAAQGGFLVYLVAIGFGLVFFMSALTFGSTIAQSVVEEKQTRVVEILMSTIPVRALLAGKVLGNSIMAFGQIVAIALLVAIGMAVTGQRVLLADLGPAIGWFAVFFAFGFVMLASLYAATASMVSRQEDVGTATSPVAYLVMIPYFAVIFFNDNPLVLGIMSYVPFAAPVGMPVRIFLGTAEWWEPLLSLALLLVTTAGVILFGSRIYRNSLLRMGGRVTYKQALRG is encoded by the coding sequence ATCCGTCAGGACTCCCCCGCCCAGCCCCGCACCCGCGCCACCCACAGCGCTCCCGGCTTCTGGAGCAGCGTGTGGCTCGTGGCCACCCGCGAGATCACGGCGCGCATGCGCAGCAAGGCGTTCCTCATCTCCACCGGCATCCTGCTGCTGCTGGCCATCGGCTCGGTCGTGGCCGGCGGTCTGCTCAGCGCCAACCCGTCGAGCACCCAGGTGGCCGTGGTCGGCTCTGCCAGTGCCGTGGTCGGGCAGGCCGACGGGCTCACCGCTGTAGCCGCCGACAACGTGGCAGACGCCGAGGCCCTCGTGCGTGACGGCACCGTGGCTGCCGCCATCGTGCCGGCCGACGATTCGCTGCTCGGCGTCTCCGTGATCGCCCTCGACTCCGCCCCCATGGACGTCATCAACGCGCTCAGCGTCTCGCCCAGCGTGCAGCTGCTCGACCCGGCCGCGCAGGGTGGCTTCCTGGTCTACCTGGTCGCAATCGGATTCGGGCTGGTGTTCTTCATGTCGGCGCTCACCTTCGGGTCCACCATCGCGCAGAGCGTCGTCGAGGAGAAGCAGACCCGGGTGGTCGAGATCCTGATGAGCACCATCCCGGTGCGCGCCCTGCTGGCCGGCAAGGTGCTGGGCAACTCGATCATGGCGTTCGGTCAGATCGTGGCGATAGCCCTGCTCGTGGCCATCGGCATGGCCGTCACTGGTCAACGGGTGCTGCTGGCCGACCTGGGCCCGGCCATCGGCTGGTTCGCGGTGTTCTTCGCCTTCGGCTTCGTGATGCTCGCCTCGCTCTACGCGGCGACGGCATCCATGGTGTCCCGGCAGGAAGACGTGGGAACCGCCACCTCCCCGGTGGCCTACCTGGTGATGATCCCCTACTTCGCGGTGATCTTCTTCAACGACAACCCGCTCGTGCTCGGCATCATGTCGTACGTTCCGTTCGCGGCGCCGGTCGGGATGCCTGTGCGCATCTTCCTGGGCACGGCCGAATGGTGGGAGCCGCTTCTGTCGCTGGCGCTCCTGCTGGTGACCACGGCGGGCGTGATCCTGTTCGGCTCCCGCATCTACCGCAACTCACTGCTGCGGATGGGCGGACGGGTCACCTACAAGCAGGCGCTGCGCGGCTGA
- a CDS encoding response regulator — protein sequence MTAPIRVLLVDDQALVRAGFRIILESEPGIEVVGDAADGAAAIRQAAILQPDVICMDVQMPGMDGLTATRAIVADPASRAAVLVLTTFDREDYLFQALQHGASGFLLKNSTPEALVEAVQVLARGDALLSPEITRRVIERFADSGPADAHSIERGRPPEPSAVGELTDREREVFELLALGLANSEIAGRLYLGEATVKTHVSKVLQKLQLRDRIQAVVYAYEHGIVVPGAGRPR from the coding sequence ATGACCGCGCCGATCCGGGTGCTCCTGGTCGACGACCAGGCGCTGGTGCGCGCGGGTTTCCGCATCATCCTCGAGTCCGAACCGGGCATCGAGGTGGTGGGCGACGCCGCCGACGGTGCCGCCGCCATCCGTCAGGCAGCGATTCTGCAACCCGACGTGATCTGCATGGATGTGCAGATGCCCGGCATGGACGGGCTCACCGCCACCCGCGCGATCGTCGCCGACCCGGCCAGCCGGGCCGCCGTGCTCGTGCTCACCACCTTCGACCGCGAGGACTACCTGTTCCAGGCGTTGCAGCACGGCGCCAGTGGGTTCCTGCTCAAGAACTCGACGCCCGAGGCGCTGGTGGAGGCCGTGCAGGTGCTGGCCCGCGGCGATGCCCTGCTCTCCCCCGAGATCACCCGCCGGGTGATCGAACGGTTCGCCGATTCCGGGCCGGCGGATGCCCACTCGATTGAGCGCGGACGTCCGCCAGAGCCGTCGGCCGTGGGCGAGCTCACCGACCGGGAGCGCGAGGTCTTCGAGTTGCTCGCGCTGGGCCTGGCCAATTCCGAGATCGCCGGTCGCCTCTACCTCGGCGAGGCCACCGTCAAGACCCACGTCTCCAAGGTGCTGCAGAAACTGCAGCTTCGCGACCGCATCCAGGCCGTCGTGTACGCCTACGAGCACGGGATCGTCGTACCCGGCGCCGGCAGGCCGCGCTGA
- a CDS encoding universal stress protein, whose translation MVRVPPPVVVGVTSGQPDAVVLAASEFAAMFGAELICASVDPSRYMLEELPDGSMTSASFDPDSLEQQTTVFDEGLRAQIERVLAGRKVTWSTRALAGDPARALGTLAGTVRAVMIIVGSREPTIRHNLRTFFTGSVAVRLAHGQQRPVVIIPLNPVPFGTELPWEEA comes from the coding sequence ATGGTGCGTGTGCCACCACCTGTCGTCGTCGGCGTCACCTCGGGCCAGCCGGACGCGGTGGTGCTGGCGGCCTCCGAGTTCGCCGCAATGTTCGGCGCCGAGTTGATCTGCGCATCCGTGGACCCGAGCCGTTACATGCTCGAGGAGCTCCCCGATGGCAGTATGACCTCGGCCTCGTTCGACCCCGATTCGCTGGAGCAGCAGACGACGGTCTTCGATGAGGGACTGCGCGCGCAGATCGAACGCGTGCTGGCCGGACGGAAGGTCACCTGGTCTACGCGCGCCCTGGCTGGAGACCCGGCGAGGGCCCTGGGCACCCTCGCGGGTACCGTGCGGGCCGTGATGATCATCGTGGGATCCCGAGAACCCACCATCCGGCACAACCTGCGGACGTTCTTCACCGGCTCGGTGGCCGTGCGGCTCGCCCACGGCCAGCAGCGCCCGGTGGTGATCATCCCGCTGAACCCCGTGCCGTTCGGCACCGAACTGCCCTGGGAGGAGGCGTGA
- a CDS encoding ABC transporter ATP-binding protein — protein sequence MLEIRGINKHYGAHQVLTDVGFTVGSGRMTGFVGANGAGKTTTMRIILGVLSADSGEVLLDGTPLTDGDRRRFGYMPEERGLYPKMKVGEQLVYLARLHGLSPAAAKRNTDDLLERLGLGERAGDLVEALSLGNQQRAQIAAALVHDPEFLVLDEPFSGLDPIAVEVVLTVLQEHAAAGAPVLFSSHQLDLVERLCDDLVIIAAGEIRANGSRERLRDQFSTPRFEISTDADAGWMRAVEGITVIDFDGGEAVFEADSDAASQAVLREALSRGAVHSFGHLRPTLASIFKEVVQ from the coding sequence ATGCTCGAGATCAGGGGAATCAACAAGCACTACGGTGCGCATCAGGTACTCACAGATGTGGGCTTCACCGTGGGCAGCGGCCGGATGACCGGGTTCGTCGGCGCGAACGGCGCCGGCAAGACCACCACCATGCGCATCATCCTCGGCGTGCTCTCGGCCGACTCGGGCGAGGTGCTGCTCGACGGCACGCCGCTCACCGACGGCGACCGGCGCCGCTTCGGATACATGCCTGAAGAACGCGGCCTGTACCCGAAGATGAAGGTGGGTGAACAGCTCGTCTACCTGGCTCGGCTGCACGGCCTGAGCCCGGCCGCCGCCAAGCGCAACACCGACGACCTGCTCGAGCGGCTCGGTCTCGGCGAGCGCGCCGGCGACCTGGTCGAGGCCCTCTCCCTGGGCAACCAGCAGCGCGCCCAGATCGCGGCCGCGCTGGTGCACGACCCCGAGTTCCTGGTGCTCGACGAACCGTTCTCCGGCCTCGACCCGATCGCCGTCGAGGTGGTGCTCACCGTACTGCAGGAGCATGCAGCCGCCGGCGCCCCCGTGCTTTTCTCCTCCCACCAGCTCGACCTCGTCGAGCGGCTCTGCGACGACCTGGTGATCATCGCCGCCGGCGAGATCCGTGCCAACGGCTCCCGCGAGCGCCTGCGCGACCAGTTCAGCACCCCGCGTTTCGAGATCAGCACCGACGCCGACGCCGGCTGGATGCGCGCCGTCGAGGGCATCACCGTCATCGACTTCGACGGCGGAGAGGCGGTCTTCGAGGCCGACTCGGATGCCGCCAGCCAGGCCGTGCTCCGCGAGGCCCTCTCGCGCGGCGCGGTGCACTCCTTCGGCCATCTCCGGCCCACCCTCGCCAGCATCTTCAAGGAGGTCGTGCAGTGA
- a CDS encoding nitroreductase family protein yields the protein MTLITDTHSRSADTTSPILPALAARWSPRGFDPTAVIDEDTLTTVLEAARWAPSGNNNQPARFIVARRGSESFRKIHSHLMGFNQAWADKASVLILNIAEGDNPWAQYDLGQAVAHLTIQAQHEGLFTHQLGGIDRKGLADAFHLKAGQDAVTVTVLGVLGDADSLSPELLEREIAPRTRKPLSEVLLVND from the coding sequence ATGACCCTCATCACCGACACCCACAGCCGTTCCGCCGACACCACGTCACCGATCCTGCCCGCGCTCGCCGCGCGCTGGAGCCCCCGCGGATTCGACCCCACCGCCGTCATCGACGAAGACACCCTCACCACCGTGCTCGAGGCCGCCCGCTGGGCGCCGTCCGGCAACAACAACCAGCCGGCCCGCTTCATCGTCGCCCGCCGCGGCTCCGAGAGCTTCCGCAAGATCCACTCCCACCTGATGGGCTTCAACCAGGCCTGGGCCGACAAAGCCTCCGTGCTGATCCTCAACATCGCCGAGGGTGACAACCCCTGGGCCCAGTACGACCTCGGCCAGGCTGTCGCGCACCTCACCATCCAGGCGCAGCACGAGGGCCTGTTCACCCACCAGCTCGGCGGCATCGACCGCAAGGGCCTGGCCGACGCGTTCCACCTCAAGGCCGGCCAGGACGCCGTCACCGTGACGGTGCTCGGTGTGCTCGGCGACGCCGACTCGCTCAGCCCCGAGCTTCTCGAGCGCGAGATCGCCCCGCGCACCCGCAAGCCGCTCTCCGAAGTGCTGCTCGTCAACGACTAG